The Coregonus clupeaformis isolate EN_2021a chromosome 35, ASM2061545v1, whole genome shotgun sequence genome includes the window GACCCACACCTCATCATTGAGCTCAAGGGGCAACATAAGGCTCTGGCTCTGCATGATGGACCTTTCGCTGGGCTGGGCGTACACGATGGCCTGCTCCTTGTCATTCCTCATGATGTGCAGGTAGGTCTCCTTAAAGTTCCAGGTGTGGATGTTGACGTTGAAGAAGTAGATCCCAGGGACGTAGCAGTATAACTTTCCTTTGAACATGTCGAAGTGGCCGTGGAGGTTGACGAACTCTGTGTCGAACACAAGGGCCTGGTAGTAGTCCACGCTGTGGAGGGACTTGCGACGCCCCACCGAGAAGGCTGCGTCCTGGGTCTTGCAGGGGTCCCCTGGGGGGCCTGCCTGGCCCTTGGTTCCTTTGGGGCCCATTGGCCCTCGGGATCCAGGAGCGCCTTCCTCACCAGACTTCCCAGGTGTCCCCCTGTCCCCGCGGTTTCCCTTGTCCCCTGTGAGGCAAGATGGAAAATATACAGCACGAGTCATTGGAGAGCTATGACACAGTAATGTAGACTAAAGGTCCAAATGGGGTAATGTTGAGATTAAAGTTAGTATAACATGGATCATGGAAGACTTTGTGTAGACAGATTGTTTATGATTTTCTCCAGATTTTCTCGAGTCCAGATAGGAACGTTacgtaaacttggagtcactccAGAGTTCTCATAATTGTAGCCCATTCAGTATATGAGAATTTAGGGTTCTGGAATTCTGCTTATCTTCAACAGGATATTTCTTTCTGCTGCTTTATTTTTGGAAAGCCACTGCATGGAAAGCAAGAGTCAGGTCACACTCTCTGGTgagcacacaaacacgcacgcacgcacacacacaaactgttacGTTATTGGTCATGTATTCTGCCACATAAGCAAGTTCAATGCCAGGTTAATGTTCTGAAATAGCAGCAGACTTTTTAGCCTCCAGTCCATAGACTTTAAAGGCATTCAATGAAAAGGTCAGTTTGAAACCCAACAACCTCATTAAGTCCAGGGGCAGCCCTTCTCCTCTGGTGAATCACATGAACACCGAGCCAATCTTAATGTCTAGAATCCTACCAAGTCTCTTAAATGTGTCAAACGCGAGCAGGCCCTAACTCTATAGGTATTTAGAAGTCCAATTGAGTAGAGCCTTGGATTGGAATACGCATACTCATAATCCAATCAAATGGAATTCAGTCAGTGTGTAcaatatagcctggtcccagatctctttGTGCTGTTTTGCCAATTGTTTTGTCTTTGGCATGACAAccaccataggagttggcaaaacACCACAAAGAGACCTGGGATCAAGCTATGTTTATTGCAGGTGTAAAGGCACAATCCAGGCGCACCTTTGAGGATGGTCATGTTGATGAAGGTGCGGACTTCAGGCATCTGGTTCAGGCCACTCTTTTGGTCCCCCGTCTGAGCGGCTGGGGGGCCCTCCTGTGGCTCCAGGTCGTCACAGCAGCGGCGGCAGGGGGCAGGAGAGGCACTTCCGGGGGGCTCGACAGGGATGACCAGGGGGAGGAACAGGAGGACGGGGCACAGGAGGTGGAGGCGGTCAAACATGGCTGCTGCACCTGAGAGGACAAGGATGGTCAACAGACAGATTAGACA containing:
- the LOC121551079 gene encoding complement C1q tumor necrosis factor-related protein 1-like, with the protein product MFDRLHLLCPVLLFLPLVIPVEPPGSASPAPCRRCCDDLEPQEGPPAAQTGDQKSGLNQMPEVRTFINMTILKGDKGNRGDRGTPGKSGEEGAPGSRGPMGPKGTKGQAGPPGDPCKTQDAAFSVGRRKSLHSVDYYQALVFDTEFVNLHGHFDMFKGKLYCYVPGIYFFNVNIHTWNFKETYLHIMRNDKEQAIVYAQPSERSIMQSQSLMLPLELNDEVWVRLYKRERENAVYSDNVDVYITFNGYLIKPTLE